The following proteins are co-located in the Haloplanus sp. HW8-1 genome:
- a CDS encoding HAD family hydrolase has product MSTRIDDDGAVVYDLDGTLVRLAVDWDAAASDATAVFDEADVDVTGADLWSLFETAPEYGLAEDLESILASHERRGAEDAMRLPHADRVPEWSVPVGVCSLNAESACRMALDRHGLLDHVDAVVGRDSVATHKPDPEPLLATIDRLGAEPSAALFVGDSERDAVTAERAGVAFEWVDDG; this is encoded by the coding sequence GTGAGCACCCGCATCGACGACGACGGTGCCGTCGTGTACGACCTCGACGGGACGCTCGTTCGACTCGCGGTCGACTGGGACGCGGCCGCCAGCGACGCCACGGCCGTGTTCGACGAGGCGGACGTCGACGTGACCGGCGCCGACCTCTGGTCGCTGTTCGAGACGGCGCCGGAGTACGGCCTCGCCGAGGATCTGGAGTCGATCCTCGCGAGTCACGAACGCCGGGGGGCCGAGGACGCGATGCGCCTGCCACACGCCGACCGGGTTCCGGAGTGGTCCGTCCCCGTCGGCGTCTGCTCGCTCAACGCCGAGTCGGCCTGCCGGATGGCACTCGATCGTCACGGCCTGCTGGATCACGTCGACGCCGTCGTCGGTCGGGACTCGGTGGCGACGCACAAGCCCGACCCCGAACCCCTGCTTGCGACCATCGACCGCCTCGGCGCCGAGCCGTCGGCGGCGCTGTTCGTCGGCGACTCCGAGCGCGACGCCGTGACCGCCGAGCGAGCGGGTGTCGCCTTCGAGTGGGTGGACGACGGCTGA
- the cysE gene encoding serine O-acetyltransferase, whose protein sequence is MRNLLAAARRRVGEDLDAIRERDPAAGSLLVLLTCYPGLHALWIYRIAHRCWERDHTVIARLLSQFARLTTGVEIHPAAEIGRRVVIDHGMGVVVGSTAEVGDDVLIYHGVTLGNRRPTDGKRHPTVDDDVMLGANATVLGPIDVGEGATVGGAAVVVDSVEPGTTVVGNPARPVETIHPAGDGQDVRDGAADVDRVVCDGVGFPDAPEDDDGD, encoded by the coding sequence ATGCGTAACCTGCTCGCCGCTGCCCGTCGTCGGGTCGGCGAGGATCTAGACGCGATCCGCGAGCGCGACCCCGCGGCCGGGAGTCTGCTCGTCCTGTTGACCTGCTATCCCGGCCTGCACGCGCTGTGGATCTACCGGATCGCCCACCGCTGTTGGGAGCGCGACCACACCGTGATCGCCCGCCTGCTCTCGCAGTTCGCCCGGCTGACGACCGGCGTCGAGATCCACCCCGCTGCCGAGATCGGCCGCCGGGTCGTCATCGATCACGGCATGGGCGTGGTCGTGGGTTCGACCGCCGAGGTCGGCGACGACGTACTCATCTATCACGGCGTCACCCTCGGCAACCGCCGACCGACCGACGGCAAACGCCACCCGACCGTCGACGACGACGTGATGCTCGGCGCCAACGCCACCGTCCTCGGCCCGATCGACGTCGGGGAGGGTGCGACTGTGGGTGGTGCCGCCGTCGTCGTCGATTCGGTCGAACCGGGCACGACCGTCGTCGGGAATCCCGCCCGTCCGGTCGAGACGATCCACCCGGCCGGTGACGGGCAGGACGTCCGGGACGGGGCTGCTGACGTCGACCGGGTCGTCTGTGACGGGGTCGGGTTCCCCGACGCCCCCGAGGACGACGATGGGGACTGA